Proteins from one Coleofasciculaceae cyanobacterium genomic window:
- the hemW gene encoding radical SAM family heme chaperone HemW encodes MTKNISLINSHFSAHLVVDSVLAIPQAAYIHIPFCRRRCYYCDFPISVVGDRAQSSSKMIEDYIAALIKDIELASSSPQPVNTVFFGGGTPSLLSPQQLEQIIQAIALHLGIANQAEISMEIDPGTFDRDRLLGYLDAGVNRFSLGVQTFDESLLKVCGRSHTLADVMQAVDVIKQLGIDNFSLDLISGLPHQTLEHCQTSLEQAIAIAPKHLSCYDLVLEPVTAFGKQYQPGKTPLPNDDDTAQMYRLTQKTLTAAGYEHYEVSNYARAGYQCRHNRVYWENQPYYGFGMGAASYVAQKRFSRPRTRREYYAWLEAGAIIDTPEISATDYLLETLMLGLRLASGIDLSQFSQHTLEVIWSCLKPYCDQGWVEVVDREGNLLDLKNRDSINNLSGRLLLNDPEGFLFSNTILSSLFEKLE; translated from the coding sequence ATGACTAAAAATATATCTTTAATTAATTCTCATTTTTCTGCCCATTTGGTAGTCGATTCTGTTCTAGCAATTCCTCAGGCGGCTTATATACATATTCCTTTTTGTCGTCGCCGTTGCTATTATTGCGATTTTCCCATTTCGGTAGTGGGCGATCGCGCACAATCGTCATCTAAGATGATTGAAGACTATATTGCTGCTTTAATTAAGGATATTGAATTAGCATCATCCAGCCCACAGCCTGTGAATACGGTTTTTTTTGGCGGTGGTACACCTTCATTATTATCTCCTCAACAATTAGAGCAAATTATTCAGGCGATCGCCTTACATTTGGGAATTGCTAATCAGGCTGAGATTTCGATGGAAATCGATCCAGGTACTTTTGATCGCGATCGGCTACTGGGATACTTGGACGCGGGAGTAAATAGATTTAGCCTGGGGGTACAAACTTTTGATGAGTCATTACTAAAAGTGTGCGGTAGATCTCACACTCTGGCTGATGTGATGCAGGCGGTAGATGTTATCAAACAATTAGGAATAGATAATTTCAGCTTGGATCTGATTTCAGGCTTACCCCATCAAACCCTAGAACACTGTCAGACTTCTTTAGAACAGGCGATCGCGATCGCGCCGAAGCATTTGTCTTGCTACGACTTAGTACTAGAACCCGTTACTGCCTTTGGCAAACAATATCAGCCAGGAAAAACACCTCTACCTAATGATGATGATACTGCCCAGATGTATCGGCTCACTCAAAAAACTTTGACGGCTGCGGGATACGAACACTACGAAGTATCTAATTACGCGCGAGCAGGCTATCAATGTCGCCACAACCGAGTGTATTGGGAGAATCAACCTTATTACGGTTTTGGTATGGGTGCAGCCAGCTATGTAGCACAGAAAAGATTTAGTCGTCCCCGCACTCGCCGAGAATATTACGCTTGGCTAGAAGCTGGAGCAATTATTGATACGCCAGAAATATCTGCTACAGATTATCTACTTGAAACTTTAATGTTAGGTTTGCGTTTAGCCTCAGGTATCGATCTATCCCAGTTTAGTCAGCATACTCTAGAGGTTATTTGGTCATGTTTAAAGCCTTACTGCGATCAAGGATGGGTAGAGGTAGTAGATCGTGAGGGAAATCTACTTGATTTAAAGAATCGAGACTCGATAAATAATCTATCTGGAAGATTACTTTTGAACGATCCTGAAGGATTTCTCTTTTCTAATACCATCCTGTCTAGTTTGTTTGAAAAGCTAGAGTAA
- a CDS encoding PIN/TRAM domain-containing protein: MVDAIIIIICIIAAVNIGFDGLQLLPNDILEGVSNIEALRFVIAGFATIIGLGVGVAVQTTYRRLENQIRNTKIEIIITRAIGLVMGLLVANLMLAPVFLLPIPKELSFFKPTFAVLGSIMFSYLGISLADAHGRTFLRLINPNSIESMLVAEGTLEAMPTKILDTSCIIDGRVEELLKTGFLEGQILIPQFVLQELQNLADASNSQKRIRGRRGLDILNQMQQDYPNRIVINKADYEEIDTVDAKLVSLAQEISGTLLTNDYNLSKVANLQKVQILNINDLARSLRPIYLPGDNLEVKILKQGKEPEQGIGYLDDGTMVVVEQGSGSVGGEIQVIVTSSLQTSAGRMIFAKPYSESENYSNAVG; this comes from the coding sequence ATGGTTGATGCCATCATAATTATCATTTGCATTATCGCAGCCGTAAACATCGGGTTTGATGGGTTACAGCTGCTACCTAACGATATCCTCGAAGGCGTATCTAATATCGAAGCCTTGCGCTTTGTAATTGCTGGATTCGCTACCATTATTGGTTTGGGTGTTGGAGTGGCGGTACAGACTACCTATCGTCGCTTAGAAAATCAGATCCGTAATACTAAGATTGAGATTATCATCACTAGAGCGATCGGATTAGTGATGGGTTTACTAGTAGCTAACCTGATGTTAGCCCCAGTTTTTTTATTGCCTATCCCCAAAGAACTGAGCTTTTTTAAACCAACCTTTGCCGTATTAGGAAGTATTATGTTTTCTTATTTGGGCATTAGTTTAGCTGATGCTCATGGACGAACTTTTTTGCGACTAATTAATCCTAATAGTATTGAATCCATGCTGGTGGCAGAAGGGACGTTAGAGGCTATGCCAACTAAAATTCTTGATACTAGCTGTATTATTGACGGCAGAGTTGAAGAACTGCTCAAAACTGGATTTTTAGAAGGGCAAATTTTAATTCCTCAGTTTGTGCTTCAAGAATTACAAAACTTAGCAGACGCTAGCAATTCTCAAAAGCGAATTCGCGGGAGAAGAGGCTTAGACATTTTGAACCAGATGCAGCAAGATTATCCTAATCGCATTGTCATCAACAAAGCAGATTATGAAGAAATTGATACCGTAGATGCCAAGCTGGTAAGTTTAGCCCAAGAAATTAGCGGTACTTTATTAACTAATGACTACAATTTAAGCAAGGTGGCAAATCTGCAAAAAGTCCAAATTCTGAATATTAACGATCTGGCGCGATCGCTTCGACCCATTTACCTTCCTGGTGACAATTTAGAGGTGAAGATTCTCAAACAGGGTAAAGAACCCGAACAGGGAATTGGTTATCTGGATGATGGCACAATGGTGGTAGTAGAGCAAGGAAGTGGAAGCGTTGGCGGAGAAATTCAGGTAATAGTTACATCTTCTCTGCAAACATCCGCAGGTAGAATGATTTTTGCCAAACCCTACTCGGAATCGGAAAACTATTCTAATGCCGTGGGTTAA
- a CDS encoding AEC family transporter, with amino-acid sequence MLIILQSVLWSVVGVIIYRERIVNANISKLLSLSLYWLGVPLQIFFLARKSNFEQIAWLPPIVTVLVLLLGLALALSILRSFKELCVKDHPQVLASSQSQSSSVKVKSAFSATRRIEQIPLPITNTGIGSFILASILGNTGFVGLALIPPLVDQNYWSWIVLYAVAHNILGSYGLGVLVADQYSHFETQSNWLDQLQKLLFLPSLWAFAYGYTSRNLPLPDLIETALSQAVLLVVPGAFILIGMQLSKLQQWQNLRWGIFPAIIKMIILPGMTGILLTCFGIKGDSCLVLVLMSGMPTAFASLILAEVYNLNQNVAASSILLSTVSLPIILSLWLTIF; translated from the coding sequence ATGCTGATTATCTTGCAGAGTGTATTATGGTCAGTTGTTGGAGTAATAATCTACCGAGAGCGAATAGTTAACGCTAACATCTCTAAACTTCTAAGTCTCTCACTTTACTGGCTTGGCGTACCCCTACAAATTTTTTTCTTAGCACGGAAATCTAATTTTGAGCAGATAGCCTGGCTGCCGCCTATTGTTACAGTACTGGTGCTGTTGTTAGGTTTGGCATTAGCTTTGTCTATCTTGCGTTCATTTAAAGAATTATGCGTTAAAGATCACCCTCAAGTATTGGCATCGAGTCAGTCACAAAGTTCTTCGGTTAAAGTTAAATCGGCTTTCTCAGCAACCCGCAGAATCGAGCAAATACCGCTACCAATAACCAATACTGGGATAGGCAGTTTTATTCTTGCCTCTATTTTAGGCAATACAGGCTTTGTCGGTTTAGCTTTAATACCGCCTTTGGTCGATCAAAACTATTGGAGCTGGATTGTTTTATATGCAGTTGCTCACAATATTTTAGGCAGCTATGGGTTAGGGGTGCTAGTAGCAGATCAGTATAGTCATTTTGAGACTCAAAGTAATTGGTTAGATCAACTACAAAAGCTGTTGTTCTTGCCTTCTCTATGGGCATTTGCTTATGGCTATACTAGTCGAAATTTGCCTCTACCCGATCTAATTGAGACAGCTCTTTCGCAAGCGGTTTTATTAGTCGTGCCTGGAGCTTTCATTTTAATTGGAATGCAATTGAGTAAACTTCAGCAATGGCAAAATTTGCGCTGGGGAATTTTTCCTGCCATCATCAAGATGATTATTTTACCTGGTATGACTGGAATACTATTAACCTGTTTTGGTATAAAAGGAGATAGTTGTTTGGTATTAGTGCTAATGTCTGGTATGCCTACTGCTTTTGCCAGTTTGATTTTAGCCGAA